A region from the Vicia villosa cultivar HV-30 ecotype Madison, WI linkage group LG3, Vvil1.0, whole genome shotgun sequence genome encodes:
- the LOC131658318 gene encoding uncharacterized protein LOC131658318 yields MSQQSSDESPVSDSATPEESSNPNRVLKVVHLRTISSDEVKATKPKMTHAKWPKEGESSSAWNIYSSSNHMDDPLNNTSKAEAVNTVDSNLEIYKDEQGFTKNTNVTEDVNDIDNNEHPKANTETDTNVVDLDEYFDDELLTSLNPSVANRLMTRTKGKAVVQGSPKRSTQVNNPAKDTVRKKSTSAGSVKSKAVTKSKGVGPSKSWSRVIPKKRKEREIVEPESDVEVNVPDIPSRKKPTTSKLVPVFLKWKYVLQKRLVVERELAPNALENKEVLELIQEAGLLKTVCNLPKCYEKLVKEFVVNLSEDCGNSRSAYYKKVFVRGKCVSFSPFVINKFLERTDEAQTELEVTDNQVCQVITAKQVKSWPIKEKLTASKLSIKYAMLHKIGAANWVPTNYKSAISTVLGSFLYAVGTKAKFDYGAYIFDQTIKHAGSFSIKGPITFPSFLCGIILEQYSNILNEHDVVCKRESPLAFHYKLFQGKHVPDIVMTSAETSKSGTSVNKAEVIAMLKETCKELESRKISLEKMIRTLEMDENEEFADTEEMEDKDKQEGEEENVSPADASEKESSSDTSSGSESGQ; encoded by the exons ATGTCTCAGCAATCGAGTGATGAATCTCCCGTTTCAGACTCGGCAACAccggaagagtcctctaaccctaATAGAGTTCTTAAGGTTGTCCATTTAAGGACGATTAGCAGTGACGAAGTAAAGGCCACAAAGCCTAAAATGACTCATGCAAAATGGCCCAAGGAGG GAGAATCATCAAGTGCCTGGAATATCTATTCCTCTTCAAACCATATGGATGATCCCCTCAATAACACCAGTAAGGCTGAGGCTGTTAACACCGTTGATAGTAACCTAGAAATCTACAAGGATGAACAAGGGTTTACTAAGAATACCAATGTCACCGAAGATGTCAATGACATTGACAATAATGAGCACCCTAAGGCCAATACTGAAACTGATACTAATGTGGTTGACTTAGATGAGTACTTTGACGACGAATTACTTACCTCCTTGAATCCTAGTGTAGCCAACAGGCTAATGACAAGAACAAAAGGCAAAGCTGTTGTCCAAGGATCTCCTAAAAGGAGCACTCAAGTGAACAACCCTGCCAAAGACACTGTCAGGAAGAAGAGTACTTCTGCAGGATCTGTCAAGAGCAAAGCTGTAACCAAGAGTAAAGGGGTTGGTCCATCAAAATCTTGGAGCAGGGTcattccaaagaaaagaaaagagcggGAAATCGTTGAACCTGAATCTGATGTTGAAGTGAATGTCCCTGACATTCCATCGAGGAAGAAGCCTACAACCAGTAAGCTTGTTCCTGTATTCCTGAA ATGGAAGTATGTTCTCCAAAAGAGATTGGTTGTTGAAAGGGAATTGGCTCCAAATGCTCTTGAAAACAAGGAGGTCTTAGAGTTGATTCAAGAAGCTGGACTGCTAAAAACTGTGTGCAATCTTCCCAAATGTTATGAGAAACTGGTAAAAGAATTTGTGGTAAACCTATCTGAAGATTGTGGCAACAGCAGGAGTGCATACTACAAAAAGGTGTTTGTAAGAGGTAAGTGTGTATCGTTCTCTCCTTTTGTGATTAATAAATTCTTGGAAAGAACAGATGAAGCTCAAACCGAGCTGGAAGTAACAGACAACCAAGTCTGTCAAGTGATCACAGCCAAGCAAGTAAAAAGTTGGCCCATAAAAGAGAAGCTAACTGCAAGCAAGCTAAGCATCAAGTATGCAATGCTTCACAAGATAGGAGCAGCTAATTGGGTTCCAACAAATTACAAGTCCGCTATCTCAACTGTGCTTGGTAGCTTTTTGTATGCTGTAGGAACAAAGGCAAAGTTTGATTATGGAGCATATATTTTTGACCAAACCATAAAGCATGCTGGAAGCTTCAGTATTAAGGGTCCAATTACCTTTCCATCCTTCTTGTGTGGTATAATTCTGGAGCAGTATTCAAACATTCTCAATGAACATGATGTAGTGTGCAAAAGAGAAAGTCCCTTGGCCTTCCATTACAAACTGTTTCAGGGTAAGCATGTTCCAGACATTGTCATGACATCAGCTGAAACTTCCAAATCTGGAACATCAGTCAACAAAGCAGAAGTCATAGCAATGCTAAAAGAGACTTGCAAAGAATTGGAATCAAGAAAAATATCTCTTGAAAAAATGATACGTACTCTGGAAATGGATGAGAATGAGGAGTTTGCAGATACTGAAGAGATGGAAGACAAAGATAAACAAGAAGGGGAAGAAGAAAATGTTAGTCCGGCTGATGCCTCTGAGAAAGAAAGTTCTTCAGACACCTCAAGTGGGTCTGAATCTGGGCAGTAA
- the LOC131658319 gene encoding receptor-like cytoplasmic kinase 176, producing MGQLSHPNLAKLIGYCLEDIHPILVYDFSPEGSLDNHLYKRSSNVQPLSWKSRMKIALDAATALAYLHGDEVNVIHGELNTSNILIDSNHNAKIFDFGLNKNERFRRCQDFAVIYAAPEYIMTGYQTKMGDVYSFGLVLLEIMSGKCVFDRNRPRNERNLIEWAKPLLLNKCKIFKVMDCYIEGRVFKVMDCYIEGQYSPREAMRVACIVICCLSKTPKNRPNMDEVVTALEQLQDSDDTIGTASPLCGN from the exons ATGGGACAACTGAGTCATCCTAATCTTGCGAAACTTATTGGTTATTGCTTAGAGGATATCCACCCCATTTTGGTATACGATTTTTCGCCCGAGGGAAGTTTGGACAATCATTTGTATAAAA GATCTTCTAATGTTCAGCCGCTATCATGGAAAAGCCGCATGAAGATAGCTCTTGATGCTGCTACGGCTCTTGCATATCTTCACGGTGATGAAGTCAACGTGATACATGGAGAATTAAATACTTCTAATATCTTAATAGATTCA AATCACAATGCAAAGATATTCGATTTCGGATTGAATAAAAATGAAAGGTTTAGGAGGTGCCAAGATTTTGCAGTAATTTACGCAGCACCTGAGTACATAATGACAG GTTATCAAACCAAAATGGGTGATGTATACAGTTTTGGACTTGTTCTGTTGGAAATTATGTCTGGCAAATGTGTATTTGATAGAAATAGGCCACGAAATGAACGTAATTTAATCGAATGGGCCAAGCCGTTACTCTTGAACAAATGCAAGATATTCAAAGTCATGGATTGCTATATAGAAGGGCGAGTATTCAAAGTCATGGATTGCTATATAGAAGGGCAATACTCGCCGCGTGAAGCAATGAGAGTAGCTTGCATTGTAATTTGTTGTCTgtcaaaaacaccaaaaaatagACCAAACATGGATGAGGTGGTGACAGCATTGGAACAGCTTCAGGATTCTGATGACACAATTGGAACAGCTTCTCCACTTTGTGGAAATTGa